From Triticum aestivum cultivar Chinese Spring chromosome 4A, IWGSC CS RefSeq v2.1, whole genome shotgun sequence, a single genomic window includes:
- the LOC123082444 gene encoding glycine-rich protein 2, with protein sequence MAGIRRAPALLLLLALACTPALAARDVSSSAAKAKTKYPSGPAPGKKPAKPYVPPATKPPGSGAVDGGGMPAIPGFGTIPGFTVPGMGGGWGGGYGGPDGGYSRGGVAASTTVCSEKGPCYKKKLTCPKKCFSSYSGAGKGYGGGGGGGGCTVDCKTKCIAYC encoded by the coding sequence ATGGCCGGCATTCGCCGCGCCCCCGCGCTCCTCCTGCTGCTCGCCCTCGCGTGCACCCCCGCCCTGGCCGCGCGCGACGTCTCCAGCAGCGCCGCCAAGGCGAAGACCAAGTACCCCTCGGGCCCGGCGCCCGGCAAGAAGCCGGCCAAGCCGTACGTGCCACCAGCCACCAAGCCCCCCGGGTCGGGCGCCGTCGACGGAGGCGGGATGCCCGCCATCCCCGGCTTCGGCACCATCCCCGGGTTCACCGTGCCCGGGATGGGGGGCGGGTGGGGCGGGGGCTACGGCGGGCCCGACGGCGGGTActcgcgcggcggcgtggcggcctCCACCACCGTCTGCTCCGAGAAGGGCCCCTGCTACAAGAAGAAGCTGACGTGCCCCAAGAAGTGCTTCTCCTCCTACAGCGGCGCCGGCAAGgggtacggcggcggcggcggcgggggcggctgcaCCGTCGACTGCAAGACCAAGTGCATCGCCTACTGCTGA